The Methanoculleus marisnigri JR1 genome window below encodes:
- a CDS encoding precorrin-8X methylmutase: MVREESSRPGDTTGNTYTDLAAVTPEAYAIASASRNLARERVGNTTLEDRIRQRCSVAVGDFAMADLMRFSGDPVDAGVAALARRAPIIVDIRMVQAGILKRGHASEILCALDYGEDLARERGITRTSAGFLALRDRLEGAIVVIGNAPSALLVVCDLIREGVRPALVVGTPVGFVNAAESKEELRIVDVPSVSNAGTRGGTPVAVAAMNEIITIHAEREGHAGPGY; encoded by the coding sequence ATGGTGCGAGAGGAATCATCACGCCCCGGGGATACCACCGGAAATACGTATACTGACCTTGCGGCGGTCACGCCGGAGGCCTACGCGATAGCGAGCGCGAGCCGGAACCTGGCCCGGGAACGGGTGGGGAACACCACCCTCGAAGACCGGATCCGGCAGCGGTGCTCGGTGGCGGTCGGCGACTTCGCGATGGCCGATCTCATGCGCTTTTCCGGCGACCCGGTCGACGCCGGGGTTGCCGCGCTTGCCCGCCGGGCACCGATTATTGTCGATATCCGGATGGTGCAGGCGGGCATCCTGAAACGCGGGCATGCAAGCGAGATCCTCTGCGCCCTCGACTACGGCGAGGATCTCGCCCGCGAGCGCGGGATCACCCGGACGTCCGCGGGGTTTCTCGCCCTGCGCGACCGGCTGGAGGGCGCTATCGTGGTCATCGGGAACGCTCCTTCGGCGCTTCTCGTCGTCTGCGACCTGATCCGGGAAGGGGTCCGGCCGGCGCTGGTCGTCGGAACCCCGGTGGGGTTCGTGAACGCCGCAGAGTCGAAGGAGGAACTGCGCATCGTCGACGTGCCGTCGGTCTCGAACGCCGGCACCCGGGGCGGGACGCCGGTCGCGGTGGCGGCGATGAACGAGATCATCACGATTCATGCCGAGCGTGAAGGTCATGCGGGACCCGGTTACTGA
- a CDS encoding cobalt-precorrin-5B (C(1))-methyltransferase, translating into MRDPVTDFEYPAAWVAACRSPDLLDDVRRGLAVLTASGTVLRRGFSTGTTAAAACKAAILSLACDTVREVDVTLPCGIAVRLAVDGYRGQASCRKDAGDYTADVTGGLEFVAMAAPSLSGGVQFVPGEGIGSFARDTPRHRRGTPAISAPALDCIRRSIDEAVEEADLSGTTVILTIPRGAEVAQKTLNPRVGVHGGISVLGTTGFVEPWDDHMTEGVIDRIARAPGAVVLTTGRLGLRYSRLLFPEHEAILVGNKLEEALRAVEGDAVICGLPGLILKFMNPDVLSGTGCVTVEELSATPLWEETVRRELAAFRARYPRVRVVIVDRDGRIIGEPP; encoded by the coding sequence ATGCGGGACCCGGTTACTGACTTTGAGTATCCCGCGGCATGGGTGGCGGCCTGCCGCTCCCCGGACCTCCTCGACGACGTCCGGAGGGGCCTTGCGGTTCTGACCGCATCGGGAACGGTCCTTCGCCGGGGGTTCTCGACCGGGACGACGGCGGCCGCGGCCTGCAAGGCTGCAATCCTCTCGCTCGCCTGCGACACCGTTCGGGAGGTGGACGTCACCCTCCCCTGCGGCATCGCGGTCCGGCTCGCGGTCGACGGCTACCGTGGGCAGGCGTCCTGCCGCAAAGATGCCGGGGACTACACCGCGGATGTGACGGGGGGGCTTGAGTTCGTCGCGATGGCGGCCCCCTCCCTCTCCGGGGGAGTCCAGTTCGTTCCCGGCGAGGGCATCGGGAGTTTCGCCCGCGACACCCCCCGCCACCGGCGGGGGACGCCCGCGATCAGCGCTCCGGCGCTCGACTGCATCCGGCGCTCCATCGACGAGGCGGTGGAGGAGGCGGATCTATCAGGGACGACGGTCATCCTGACGATTCCCCGGGGGGCGGAGGTGGCGCAGAAGACGCTGAATCCCCGGGTCGGGGTGCACGGGGGGATATCAGTCCTCGGAACGACCGGGTTCGTGGAGCCCTGGGACGACCATATGACGGAGGGCGTGATCGACCGTATCGCCCGCGCTCCCGGAGCGGTCGTGCTGACGACCGGCAGGCTCGGCCTGCGTTACTCCCGTCTCCTCTTCCCGGAGCACGAGGCGATCCTGGTCGGGAACAAACTCGAGGAAGCACTCCGGGCGGTCGAGGGCGACGCGGTCATCTGCGGGCTGCCCGGCCTGATCCTGAAGTTCATGAACCCCGACGTCCTTTCCGGAACCGGGTGCGTGACGGTGGAAGAACTCTCGGCGACCCCGCTCTGGGAGGAGACGGTCCGCCGGGAGCTTGCAGCGTTCCGGGCGCGCTACCCCCGCGTCCGGGTGGTGATTGTCGACCGCGACGGCCGGATCATCGGGGAGCCGCCATGA
- a CDS encoding cobalt-precorrin-7 (C(5))-methyltransferase yields the protein MKIVGVGCGPGMLTAEAASTIAGASLVYGSARAIALARDAIPAGSEVHEIEDYRGLRSLPAHAVVLSTGDPMLAGLGYLPGDVVPGISSLQVAFARLKVPLARAAVVSAHGKDHDRAIAEAREEVVRGKVVFLIADPAFDVGALAAALPPRIRLAVCEDLGYPAERIAAGTAGEPPAPRGELYVVVAGAF from the coding sequence ATGAAGATCGTCGGCGTGGGCTGCGGCCCCGGCATGCTGACCGCGGAGGCGGCGAGCACCATCGCGGGAGCGTCGCTCGTCTACGGCTCCGCACGGGCGATCGCGCTTGCCCGCGACGCCATCCCGGCGGGCTCTGAGGTGCACGAGATCGAGGATTACCGGGGCCTCCGCTCCCTCCCTGCCCATGCGGTCGTCCTCTCGACGGGCGACCCGATGCTCGCGGGGCTCGGCTACCTCCCGGGCGACGTCGTCCCCGGGATCTCCTCGCTCCAGGTCGCGTTCGCCCGCCTGAAGGTTCCGCTGGCGCGGGCCGCGGTCGTCTCCGCCCACGGGAAGGATCACGACCGGGCGATAGCCGAAGCGCGGGAGGAGGTCGTCCGGGGGAAGGTCGTCTTCCTCATCGCCGACCCGGCCTTCGACGTCGGGGCGCTCGCGGCCGCCCTCCCGCCCCGAATCCGGCTTGCCGTCTGCGAGGATCTCGGCTACCCGGCTGAACGGATCGCCGCCGGGACGGCGGGGGAGCCCCCGGCGCCCCGGGGCGAACTCTATGTGGTGGTGGCGGGGGCGTTTTAG
- a CDS encoding transposase — MTFREIDDDLWGIVRRHLPPQKPHIGRPRRDPRNLFNGVLYVLTTGCAWSDVPAKYGTKSTVHRYHLELCRRGAYEAIFLDLLRSGYEFRKKESAAADLAASTA, encoded by the coding sequence ATGACGTTTAGGGAGATCGACGACGACCTCTGGGGGATCGTCCGTAGACATCTCCCGCCCCAGAAACCCCACATAGGAAGGCCACGGCGCGACCCCCGGAACCTCTTCAACGGTGTTCTCTACGTCCTCACCACCGGGTGCGCCTGGAGCGACGTGCCGGCAAAGTACGGGACGAAATCGACGGTGCACCGCTACCACCTCGAACTCTGCAGGCGGGGGGCGTACGAGGCAATCTTCCTCGATCTCCTCCGGTCGGGCTACGAGTTCCGGAAGAAGGAAAGCGCCGCGGCGGATCTTGCGGCTTCCACAGCGTAG
- a CDS encoding DNA adenine methylase encodes MATRTARPFLKWAGGKAQLLDAFTARVPRELAEGTLPVFVEPFMGGGAVYFHFNSTFAFRECHLFDINEELVLAYSVVKNDVSGLIEYLRDVEEKFLSKDDSGRREYYYAVRDTFNRERKEVDFTRYGEAWVERAGRFIFLNRTCFNGLFRVNSRGGFNVPFGRYKKPKILHEEVLRADSLAFRNTTIHLGDFTQAEPYISESTFVYFDPPYRPLNRTSSFTQYSKNRFSDEEQRRLAEFYACCDAKGARLMLSNSDPKNADPEDGFFDDLYAGYRIDRVPARRAINCDGTKRGEVREIIVMNYRPA; translated from the coding sequence ATGGCAACACGCACCGCACGACCGTTCCTCAAGTGGGCAGGCGGGAAAGCGCAACTGCTCGATGCGTTCACCGCGAGGGTTCCGCGGGAACTCGCCGAGGGGACCCTTCCGGTCTTCGTCGAACCGTTCATGGGCGGCGGGGCGGTCTATTTTCACTTCAACAGCACCTTTGCGTTCAGGGAGTGCCACCTCTTCGACATCAACGAGGAACTTGTCCTCGCCTACAGCGTCGTAAAAAACGACGTCTCCGGCCTTATTGAATATCTACGCGACGTCGAGGAAAAATTTCTCTCAAAAGACGATTCGGGGCGGAGGGAGTATTACTACGCCGTCCGGGACACGTTCAACCGCGAGAGAAAGGAGGTCGATTTTACCAGGTACGGCGAAGCGTGGGTCGAACGGGCGGGACGGTTCATCTTCCTCAACAGGACGTGCTTCAACGGCCTCTTCCGGGTGAACTCCCGGGGCGGGTTCAACGTCCCGTTCGGCAGGTACAAAAAGCCGAAGATCCTGCACGAAGAGGTGCTCCGCGCCGACTCGCTCGCGTTCCGGAACACGACCATCCATCTAGGCGACTTCACGCAGGCGGAGCCGTATATCTCCGAAAGCACCTTCGTCTACTTCGACCCGCCCTACCGGCCGCTGAACCGGACGTCGTCGTTCACGCAGTACTCGAAGAACAGGTTCTCCGACGAGGAGCAGAGGCGTCTGGCGGAGTTTTACGCATGCTGCGACGCAAAGGGCGCGAGGCTCATGCTGAGCAACTCCGATCCGAAGAACGCCGACCCGGAAGACGGGTTCTTCGACGACCTCTACGCCGGCTACCGTATCGACCGCGTTCCGGCAAGGAGGGCAATCAACTGCGACGGGACGAAACGGGGAGAGGTTCGCGAGATCATCGTCATGAACTACCGTCCGGCGTGA